GTGTGCTCTGCAAGAGGGAAATTAGTGACAGTTTTCCTTTATTACATGTGTTATATTTCCTTTCTATATTTTTGCCTACCTCTTTCTCTATTCATGCAACATAGATATTGGTCAGAGAAGCAGCCTCTCGTTCATTTTATTCCCTGTGTTTTTTTACTAAATGTCACAGTTCAAATCCTAACAGCTATTCCTGCTGCTAAACATTCCTGTGCTTTCTGGTCTTACTGACACTTAGGCCTTTGTGTCTTCTGCTGCAGCCCCTTTGACACAGAGAACCTGTTTCTGTCACCTGGATCCACTGCCAAGTTTTCTGTGAGTACCAGGAAAAGCTCTTTATACAACTGGACCCCACCAAATACTCCCAGCTTCAGAGAGAAATACTACTTGGTGAGTATGCTgaggaaagcaaaatgcaaagcacACACATAGGACTTGATTTGTTTATAAGATTAGACTATTAAAGAACACATTCAGAAATGTGAAAGTGTAGAACTCCAAGGTTTTGCAGTTTGGGGCTTGGCTTCTATAGTTTCTCTTATCCATCCCATGCTGGCCTGACTCCCTTGTGCAGGAGAACCCTGTGGTTTGGATCAGATTGGGTGTGGCTGTTTCCAAGAACAAGAAACTATAGTTTCCCATCTTAGATGGGATCTTGTGCTTTTCAATTGTAAACATGCTCATTTATGAATCTGTTTGCTACAGTCTGTTTTGCAACAAAGGCAGAGCCAAGGGGATGTAAGTGATGAAGCTCAGCCTCCCAGCATATTGAGCTACTTGGCTGCCTGTGATTTTGATGCACATGGGAGAAGCAAGCCTTGCAATCCTGCAGAGACAAGTGAGGCAGACTCGTTCAGCTCTGAGGATCAGAAGGGGACAGAATCCAGAAATACAACTCCAGCTCTGGACCACAGGACATTACCATTAGTGATTATTCAAGAGACTTGTGGAGAAGAGCAACAGCACCCTCTTCAAAATCACACAACTCTAGATATCCTGAAGAAGACTCCATGTGTGGATGGATTTCCAAATAAGCCATCTAGTTTCCTGAGCCACCAGAGAGGTAGTAGAGATTCTTTCAACCAGGCCAGAAATCTCCATCTGACAGAGCATGAAGACATTAATCAGAAGAGTTTCAATGCTGCAAGTGACCTAAAACTAGATGGACATTCAAAGTCAGTTGATAAGGCTCTTCAAGAAGTGTTAAGTTTGCTGAAATTACGTGATGTGGGGCAAGCCCAGCTGCAGAAATTGGAATACCAGGTTTCATCTCTGAGGGATAAATTAAAGGTATGGTAGTATTTTACTTCTGGTAGATGGTGTGGTTTCCATTACCTCCTAAAATTGTCGAAGTTCCATGACCCTGTGGTGGATTTGACTTGAGCTATCAATGCCATGTTCCCAAAAAGTAAGTTTGGCCACCAGAGGTCAGGCGCTGCTCAGGAAAGGCAGCGTTGAGAGCTGACTCCACAGGagcactgtgctgcagagcaCCTCTCGGAGGCAGACTTCAACTGCTGTCCTCAGATCAGtaatctgaaaaaagaaattaacaagCTGCTACAGGCAAAGTGGAAGTTTTTCTGGCCTAAGCAGAATATGAATTGTATGCCAGACCCTCTGCGTTTTTGctctaatttttaaatgtttttcagataTAGTTTACTTTGAGAGGACTCTGGTCAGATCATCAAATCTAACATTTCTCTAGAAtccctcagcttctgcagacAGTTCAGTCTGTCTGAAGTTTCATATGATGCTGAAAGCATTTGTTTCTTGAGAGGAAAGGTCCTGAAGAAACACTTTCTGCAAGCAGTGGGTTTTATTGTAAATTTGGTATTGATGCTGTACATGGAGCCATTGTGCAGACTTGGGAGCTAAGGCACTGTAAGACTTCATCTAAGGTCTGGAATAATAAATGACATTAACAAAACTGCACTAACCTCATATTCCAGtgcaaacaatttaaaaatagaaatgaaaaacccaaacaaaccaaagagTAGTACAgacatattaaaatattcaagcatatttattttattagcaACATTATCTTGGAATCACAGTGCTGTACCAAGAGCTAACTTTCATGATGTGTAAAAATAacattcttccttcttttccatcGACAGGTGAAGGCACTTCATCACAAACATTCATCTATGGAAAGTTTAATGGTGGAGACAGTACTGGAAAGTTTTGACTTCTTAAATGCTGACTGTAGTGCTGATGAACTTTCATTATTTGGAAGCATAAGAACAGCCAGTGTCAGGTATGTGTCTGTAGCACAAGGAAATGGAGCAAAGAGGGCTGACCCCAGGAAACTTACTGGTACACAATGCTTGACTAACCAATGATTGTACAGAGCTGCTACTGGTATGAAAATCcaggaaataaaccaaaaaaaaaaaaaaaaaaatttatatatatatatataatataatgaGATTCATAATTCAGAATACCTATCACATTGAAATGTCAGGAAACTTAAACTGAACTGGAAACCACTGCAGAACGACACCTGTGGGATATGATGGGAGGCCCTACATATAGGCCTGCAGGAAACTGGATTACCAGGATGATGCTGAGTAGTTCTGCACTAGCAAGAGAGAGAGCTACAAGTCACTTGTAAAGCTCTTCTAGAGAGCAGAGCTACAAGCTTGATCCTGGGAGACCTAATGGATTCCCTTTGTCACCAAGCTGGGAGAACACCAAGGGATTTGTCTGttacagctgctgcttttgaagtTCACCTGCTGCAAATGAGCCAGCAACTCAATTCACATCATCTGGAAGCATCTTTTCCTAGTATTGAATCTCCAAAATGGGGTTTTGTGTGATCATGTGATCTGGTGTGACTGCCCTCTAATTAGAATAAAGTCATCATGTttttaagaagtattttaaatgcaataaaaaatgtTGTGATCTGTTAAACGACACCTGGTTTGTACTTTTGCCACTTGCTTGAAGGTTACTTCTGAGACTGTATATATGAATCTTCATATTCATTTGGTGATTCTGTAATGTTTTAActcctttttcccttcatctCAACAGCACATACAATGACAACACACTTCAGTCCCTGAGCTGTGACACGAGAACAGAACCAAGATGTTTAACCACTGGTGATGACAACTTAGACACACTTTTGATAACTCATCTGAAGCTGTGCAAAGGTCTTTTGCAGGTAAGGAGTAGGTATGGGTTTCCAGAACACTGGCTGTCATTGTTGGTTCTGGTTATGGACAAAAGTGAGTATGAAGTTGGCTATTTTATAAAAGCAGGAAGGCTCAGAATAGAAATTTACTCAAAAAATGCAGACTATACATATGTCTGCACAGAAATCATCATACAAAACTCTGCTACTTTTTTTCAACCTTTGGTTTTTGCTGAAGCTCTGTGTAATACCTTTATGCCTGAAGCAGGCTGCTGATGCAGTAGGACAGATTCAGATTGAATTGTGTATTGATAATGGGTcatcacatttttaatgaatgAAAAACTGCTACTATTGGAAAGAAACTGCTAGCATGCAGGAATTCTTCTTTCCCCTTGAGACACAATTCTTCAATTTATTTTAGTTACACTGCTCAAGAACATTATCATCCTCAAAGCATTACATCTGATGAGGATGGGCAGCAGAGGACAGTGTAACTCTTAGCACTGATCTGCTGCACAGTTGTACTGAGGCAGAGAAGGATGTCAAATTTGGGCAGTTTGTTCCAGCATAATATGATTTACTCATCCtgttctgcagagcagctttgcaCTTAGAAGTGACCTGTGCATCTCTGATGGCAAAAGAAGCCTTTTGAGATCAGATGGtgtgttttctcagtttttagAAGTCTGATTCAAAGAAACAAATCCTCATTCATCTTGGGCCTTGATACTGCCTTTGTTTCAGCTACTAAGATAAGCCTGTTACATTTCAGAAACTGAAGTCACCAAATGTTGCCCGAGTTGTCCAGAAGAACATTTTGGAAGAAGTATCAGAGCAGACACGAGTCCTGGGGGATGTCTTGGATATGTCTGTTGAAGAAAGTGAGTACTTTGTTTTTCCAAAGCATGCCAGAGATAGGAGAGGCACAGGTAACTTCCCCAGACATTTAGAATTCCTTCTAAATTCCTTTAAAACATTCACATAATTAAAACAGCTCTGATTTGTAGAATCTTAGAAAAAACAGGGCTCATACTTTGTTTTACCCctgcaaggaagaaaatattatttgaagtATGGCTCAAAGGAGCAGTAGCTGAACTGGGATGTCTTACAAACAAGGATGTTATAGATGATGGAGCCTGAAGtcaaagaacagcaaaataGCCTTAAATACCTGTTTTATACATCTGTGTTTTTACTTGGTAACCAAACAGCCCAACTTCTATAtgattttgcaagaaaaatttGGTGTACAATTTTTCCCAATACAGGGCTTCCCCCAACTGAATTTCTCCCATAGACTTCTGGATATGACAAAGTGATAAAGGCACAATGGGAGACTTCAAAGGCTTTTGTTCTCATCTTGGTAAATACAGTGGCAAAAGTGTAAATTTTAGATGGAGGCATGTGCTGGCAGATTTTATCCTGAGGAATGTGAGAATAAACAGTTCCCTGAAGCAAGGTTCTTAAGAGCCTTGGCACAAcataatgaagaaaattcaggAGTCTCAAATGCAGAACACAAGTTCAATACCTCTATAGGTAAGAGTGAGAAATTACAGGGTTTAAATGATACTGAGAAACCACAGGAAATTGTTTCAATGCTTGTCTGAAGTGTTTGATGAAAGAAAGACTGCTCAGTCTATGTGCTGAGGTTCAGAGTTCTCCACTTGTGATGGTCCATATTACAGGATCTCTAAAATGCTTGGAAGCAGCACATCTCTAGCTGGTAGAAGTGGAAACAAAGTCAGAAAGTTCTTCTGAAACTTGGCTCATATGCTGCAGTAAAATGAATAATGAaaggcaggagagctgctcgGCATCTCATTCAGGTCTCAGTGACAGTTTAGGAGCTCAGCCCAACCTTGGTGAAATCAATGCTTGCAGATGTTAAAATACTGGCAGCAAATCTCCAGCTTTGAACAAAGCTGTCTCTGTAATGCAAATACAAGTTGTGCTGACATGTCTCTAGATATACAGTCTGGTGCCTAATTTCTCATGTGAAATCCAAAATGTGCTAGAGCTCACCAACTttcaaaaatgttcttttttctaaaaggtgatttttatttttccagttattcAGAAGACTAAAAAGAAGAAGCAGTATCTGAAAATCTGGAGTGATCTTGCAGAGCCTGGCACAATCTTGTTTGCTTCAGCAGAAAGATTCCATCATGCTCTAAAATACACACTGACAAtgaaagtgaaggaaaaataccCTGGTCAATTAGAAGCAGGTACCAGTCCATTTCTTGAATGCAAGACCACTCTTGGTTTCATTTTATTGCATGGctaaacattaaaagaaaaaaaaaaaaaccaaaaaactaagCCTCTTGTTTTAAGGAGTTTCCATCTAACTaacctttcattttctcttgttACTTTCAGTATTGCAGAGGTTGCAAGAGCAGATCACCACCTGTGATGGGTTGCTCCCCTCTCTGTACCTCCAATCAGAACCAGTGACTTTATTCCAATTTTATAGCTATCTGGAGAAACACCACATTACCAGCCTGGAGAAACATGTGGGAAAACTTGCTAAAGAAGGTAAAGGCAGTGCTTGGCTCCTTTGCTTTAATTCACAAGCCCAACAGTTGGCTGTTGCTCTCCAGGTTACTATTCAAAATATactttcagagcagaaaagagCCCAACCATTGCCTTAacaatttcttcttattttaattCCCCTTATGACCATGCAATTTTAATTACAACAGGAAAGACATGCTTGACTCCCACATCTAACCAAGTAGAAACATACAGAAGTGTAAACAAGGGGTTTATCTTAAGTGTCCTAAAAAGCAAATTCTGTGATACTCTAACACCAACAAAGTTGGTGGCAATCTGCAGCTGGATTCAAGGACTGAGTAAATGTCTGCAGCTTTGTGACTACAGCTGCTCTAATCAGACACAGATAATAGCAATGAAATTTCAGAGGTTACTAATGTGCATTTTTTAGCCTGATTGTAGCCAGTGTCTTTCTGAAGCCTAGTCCAACATATGAAAGTACTTTAAAACTTAGTTTgtatcagaaaataattatt
This genomic stretch from Heliangelus exortis chromosome 16, bHelExo1.hap1, whole genome shotgun sequence harbors:
- the RIPOR3 gene encoding RIPOR family member 3 isoform X2 — its product is MKHAFSLSPSTKASRESLVELYKNFQECTEDMCIIEGALEVHLGEFHLKMKGLVGFARLCPGDQYEVFVRLGRQKWRLKGKIETDDSQTWDEEEKIFIPNLHEKFEIKVTELRGLATILVGVVTCDSINFFTAKPQAIIVDITELGTIKLQLEVLWNPFDTENLFLSPGSTAKFSVSTRKSSLYNWTPPNTPSFREKYYLSVLQQRQSQGDVSDEAQPPSILSYLAACDFDAHGRSKPCNPAETSEADSFSSEDQKGTESRNTTPALDHRTLPLVIIQETCGEEQQHPLQNHTTLDILKKTPCVDGFPNKPSSFLSHQRGSRDSFNQARNLHLTEHEDINQKSFNAASDLKLDGHSKSVDKALQEVLSLLKLRDVGQAQLQKLEYQVSSLRDKLKVKALHHKHSSMESLMVETVLESFDFLNADCSADELSLFGSIRTASVSTYNDNTLQSLSCDTRTEPRCLTTGDDNLDTLLITHLKLCKGLLQKLKSPNVARVVQKNILEEVSEQTRVLGDVLDMSVEEIIQKTKKKKQYLKIWSDLAEPGTILFASAERFHHALKYTLTMKVKEKYPGQLEAVLQRLQEQITTCDGLLPSLYLQSEPVTLFQFYSYLEKHHITSLEKHVGKLAKEVMLIEELQCPGRLKTLKKLKGKRLNKLQPLPQTLRLLGVLQLDDNHRVSKAATSCLSRAAANKNFREKALFFYTDVLSDCDARLQQAACLALKNLRGVESIEQVAHLCQSETEEVRNAARETTLSFGEKGRQAFEKMDRICCELRETVQQEAEIEITVF
- the RIPOR3 gene encoding RIPOR family member 3 isoform X1, with the translated sequence MSVKLTFVSPGDGGGISRSCSFTGFSTLQSRKLAKSLSRSSVRSRMSLKSSKAYNSLQKGAVIWDPKPLQVKKIFEALKKGLNEYLEAHQAELDYLSGRHKDTKRNSRLAFYYDLDKQIRSVERYIRKLEFHISKVEELYEAYCIQCRLRDGATNMKHAFSLSPSTKASRESLVELYKNFQECTEDMCIIEGALEVHLGEFHLKMKGLVGFARLCPGDQYEVFVRLGRQKWRLKGKIETDDSQTWDEEEKIFIPNLHEKFEIKVTELRGLATILVGVVTCDSINFFTAKPQAIIVDITELGTIKLQLEVLWNPFDTENLFLSPGSTAKFSVSTRKSSLYNWTPPNTPSFREKYYLSVLQQRQSQGDVSDEAQPPSILSYLAACDFDAHGRSKPCNPAETSEADSFSSEDQKGTESRNTTPALDHRTLPLVIIQETCGEEQQHPLQNHTTLDILKKTPCVDGFPNKPSSFLSHQRGSRDSFNQARNLHLTEHEDINQKSFNAASDLKLDGHSKSVDKALQEVLSLLKLRDVGQAQLQKLEYQVSSLRDKLKVKALHHKHSSMESLMVETVLESFDFLNADCSADELSLFGSIRTASVSTYNDNTLQSLSCDTRTEPRCLTTGDDNLDTLLITHLKLCKGLLQKLKSPNVARVVQKNILEEVSEQTRVLGDVLDMSVEEIIQKTKKKKQYLKIWSDLAEPGTILFASAERFHHALKYTLTMKVKEKYPGQLEAVLQRLQEQITTCDGLLPSLYLQSEPVTLFQFYSYLEKHHITSLEKHVGKLAKEVMLIEELQCPGRLKTLKKLKGKRLNKLQPLPQTLRLLGVLQLDDNHRVSKAATSCLSRAAANKNFREKALFFYTDVLSDCDARLQQAACLALKNLRGVESIEQVAHLCQSETEEVRNAARETTLSFGEKGRQAFEKMDRICCELRETVQQEAEIEITVF